From the Lactobacillus sp. PV034 genome, the window CCCCAAATCTAAAAACTTTTTCATCCATTCAGGATCACCATTAAAGTTATGCAAAATGCCACCATATTCACCAACTTTGCTATTCTTAAGAATCTCATAAGTATCTTCAAACGCATCGCGGGTATGAATGTTAACGGGCATTTTTAAGTCATGTGCAATTTCTAATTGTTCAGCAAATACCTGGCGTTGAACATCACGGGGAGATTCATCCCAGTAATAATCAAGGCCAATTTCTCCTAGAGCTACTGTCTTATCTAATTGTAATTGCTCAATTAACTTATCTTTAGCTGCTTGATCAAAATCTTTAGCTACATCAGGACAAAAACCCACAATTGCATATAAATTATCAAAACGATCGCTCAAATCAATCGCACGTTCATTAAACTCAGGATCTTGCCCTGCTACGGCTGCTCTCGTTACACCAAGTTTTTCAGCACGTTCTAAATAAAACTCTTCTTTTCCTCTAAAAGGTTCATCATTCAAATGTGTATGTGAATCAAAAAGTTCCATTAACCTAGAATCGCTCCCACTTCATGTTCATCGCCAACAAGACTCAACTTAACTTCACCATTCTTTTCACTTGATAAAAGCATTCCTTGACTCAAGTGACCTAACATCTTTCTTGGCTTCAAATTAGTTACCGCTAAGACCTTTTTATCCACTAATTCTTCATAGTTAGGATAAAACTTAGCAATCCCACTTAGAATTTGACGTGGCTTGTCTTCGCCAAAGTCTAACTTAAAGGCTAATAACTTATTGGAGCCCTTAACTGGTTCGACACTTAAAATTTGGCCGACTTTCATTTCTACTTTATCGAAGTCATCGATAGTAATAGTTTTAGCCTCTTTTTGCGCTTCCTTTTGCTGACTACGAGTTGCCTTCTTAGGCTTAGCCTTAGCCATCTGTTCTTTGATGTACTTAACTTCTTCGTCATTTTTTAAACGAGGGAAAATTGGCGTTGGTTTTTCAGTTACTTTACTATTCCAACCATAAGCACCCCATTCTAAAATATTGGCTGCTTCGTTATCTTGGTCTAATCCCAATTGAGCAAACATCTTTGCAGGACTTTCAGTCATGACCGGCTGAATTAAGAGTGCCACCAAACGTAAACTCTCAGCCAAGTTACTCATTACACGTGAAAGTTCTTCTTTTTTACCCTCTTTATTCAATACCCATGGGGTAGTTTCATCAATATATTTATTTGCACGTGAAATAAGCTTCCAAATCTCATCTAAAGCTTGTGAGAAATGCAATTGGTCCATTTTCTGATAGTAATTATCAATTGTGGTTTGAGCAGTTTCACGTAAACTTTGAGCAAATTCATCTTCGCTATCACTTACTGGGGCAACCATACCATCTTGATATTGATTAATCATTGAAACCGTTCTATTCAAAAGGTTACCAAGATCGTTAGCTAGATCAAAGTTAACTCTTTCAACAAAATCTTCGGGTGTAAAAATCCCATCGCTACCAAATGGAATTTCACGCATTAAGTAGTAACGCAAAGCATCTAGTCCATAACGATCAACAATCATTTCAGGATATACAGCATTTCCCTTAGACTTAGACATTTTGCCGTCTTTCATCAAGACCCAGCCGTGACCAAAGATTTGTTTAGGCAGTGGCAAACCTAGAGCCATTAACATAATTGGCCAATAAATAGTGTGGAAACGAACGATTTCCTTACCCACTAAGTGAACGTCTGCTGGCCAATATTTTTGGAATAAAGAATCATTATCAGAACCATAGCCTAACGCAGTAATATAGTTTGATAGAGCATCAATCCAAACATAAACTACGTGCTTTGGATCGCTTGGTACAGGAATTCCCCAGTTAACAGTAGTTCTAGTTACTGATAAGTCTTCAAGGCCTGGTTTAATAAAGTTATTGACCATTTCCTTTTCACGTGAATGAGGCAAAATAAATTCAGGATGTTCATTATAATAATCAAGTAAACGATCTGCGTATTTGCTCATCTTAAAGAAGTAAGATGGTTCTTTAATTAGTTTAACTTCATGACCTGATGGAGCTTTACCACCAATCACTTTACCCTTATCATCCTTATAAACTTCGGCTAACTGTGATTCAGTAAAGTACTCTTCATCTTCTACTGAATACCAACCTTGATATTCGCCAAGATAAATATCGCCCTGTTTTAATAAGCGTTCAAAAATCTTTTGTACAGCAGCCACATGTTCTTTATCAGTAGTACGGATAAATTTATCATAAGAAATATCTAGCATATTCCATAATTTTTTGTATGAAGCTGCCATATCATCCACAAATTCTTGCGGTTTAATCCCCTTTGCTTCAGCCTTTTGTTCAATCTTTAAGCCGTGTTCATCTGTCCCAGTTAAAAAGAAAGTATCATAACCTTGAGCGCGTTTGTAACGTGCCATTGCATCTGCAGCAACAGTAGTATAAGCATTCCCAATAGTTAATTTACCAGATGGATAATAAATTGGAGTTGTAATGTAATATGTTTTCTTTTCTGCCATAATTAATCGCTCCCTCTAATTCTCTTCTTGCTAGTATATCATAGCATCTTACGTCTAAAATTTAGCACTAATATACAAAAAAGAGGAATTTCTCATAAAATTCCTCTTTCTTCGTTAAAACTATTTGACTAAATCTTATAGTAAGAATTTTTCTTGCTTTAAGTAACAATGTTTCACTAGCGTAGTAAGCGCAATATATAAAATTAATAAAACTCCCACTAAACCTAAATAATATATCGGTAATGGACCAAACTTCATAATTTTAGCTAACGGCTTAATAAACGGAATCGCTCCACCAATTATACCTGCTCCTAAAGTTGCCCAGGCAACTGCTGCAGAAGAATGTTGCTGGATAAATGGAATTTTTGGATCACGTAAAACCTGAATAACCATTTCTTGCGTCCAAAGTGATTCCACAAACCAACCTGCCGCAAAGACAGTAATAAACAAGGTTCGCTGTCCTACATCTGCATTAGTCCAAGAACTTCCCACTACTTGTGGACCAATCCAAAAGAAAAGTAATGCAAAAGTAATCACATCAAAAATTGATGAAATTGGGCCAAAATAAAGCATAAATTTTGGTAACTTCTTCGTACTCCACTTTCTTGGAACTTGAAGATAATGTTGGTTCATTTTATCAAACGGAATTGATAAACAAGATAAGCTATAAATCAATTCTAGAATCAGTAATTGAACAGGTGACATCGGTAGAAATGGCAAAAAAATTGACGCAATCAAAAGGGACAAAATATTGCCAAAATTTGATGAAAGCGTGGTTTCAATATACTTCATCGTATTACCAAATACTCGACGCCCAATAGTCACACCATTTTCTAAAATAGCCAGATCTTTTTCGAGCAAAATAATATCGGCTGATTTTTTAGCAATATCCACAGCGGTATCCACAGAAACTGCCACATCTGCTGCCTTCATTGCCGAAGCATCATTAATCCCATCCCCCATATAAGCAACTGTATGATCATTTTTCTTTAGTAAATCAATAATCTCGGCTTTGTCTTCAGGAGATAATTTAACAAAGATA encodes:
- a CDS encoding TatD family hydrolase; the protein is MELFDSHTHLNDEPFRGKEEFYLERAEKLGVTRAAVAGQDPEFNERAIDLSDRFDNLYAIVGFCPDVAKDFDQAAKDKLIEQLQLDKTVALGEIGLDYYWDESPRDVQRQVFAEQLEIAHDLKMPVNIHTRDAFEDTYEILKNSKVGEYGGILHNFNGDPEWMKKFLDLGMMMSFSGVVSFTKATDVHASAKAVPWDRMLIETDAPYLTPKPYRGKQNETGYVHYVAQAIADLRNVSLDEVATHTYENAMKIYGIK
- the metG gene encoding methionine--tRNA ligase, with the translated sequence MAEKKTYYITTPIYYPSGKLTIGNAYTTVAADAMARYKRAQGYDTFFLTGTDEHGLKIEQKAEAKGIKPQEFVDDMAASYKKLWNMLDISYDKFIRTTDKEHVAAVQKIFERLLKQGDIYLGEYQGWYSVEDEEYFTESQLAEVYKDDKGKVIGGKAPSGHEVKLIKEPSYFFKMSKYADRLLDYYNEHPEFILPHSREKEMVNNFIKPGLEDLSVTRTTVNWGIPVPSDPKHVVYVWIDALSNYITALGYGSDNDSLFQKYWPADVHLVGKEIVRFHTIYWPIMLMALGLPLPKQIFGHGWVLMKDGKMSKSKGNAVYPEMIVDRYGLDALRYYLMREIPFGSDGIFTPEDFVERVNFDLANDLGNLLNRTVSMINQYQDGMVAPVSDSEDEFAQSLRETAQTTIDNYYQKMDQLHFSQALDEIWKLISRANKYIDETTPWVLNKEGKKEELSRVMSNLAESLRLVALLIQPVMTESPAKMFAQLGLDQDNEAANILEWGAYGWNSKVTEKPTPIFPRLKNDEEVKYIKEQMAKAKPKKATRSQQKEAQKEAKTITIDDFDKVEMKVGQILSVEPVKGSNKLLAFKLDFGEDKPRQILSGIAKFYPNYEELVDKKVLAVTNLKPRKMLGHLSQGMLLSSEKNGEVKLSLVGDEHEVGAILG